A genomic segment from Nodosilinea sp. FACHB-141 encodes:
- a CDS encoding Crp/Fnr family transcriptional regulator → MLGQLDSLAGLSNPPVAARLQGLSLEQLQRLPVSGSSHFGRRSYLPAASDRLWLLKAGAVRTLTYLEDGTAIALGLWSAGDIIGKFLSNAEPYLIEAVNDVEAVCISLSDWQPPVDVITSYLKHAEALMVVRTHRRAEAALLGLLQWLANRFGLQLERGCLIDLKITHQDLADFSGLSRVTVTRLLRQFEEQGLIYRRSRQLILAESSDHWHYEI, encoded by the coding sequence GGTCTATCAAACCCGCCGGTGGCTGCTCGCTTGCAGGGCCTTTCGTTGGAGCAGCTACAGCGGCTGCCGGTGTCTGGGTCTAGTCATTTTGGACGGCGCAGCTATTTGCCCGCTGCCAGCGATCGCCTTTGGCTGCTGAAAGCCGGGGCGGTACGCACCCTAACTTACCTAGAAGATGGCACCGCGATCGCCCTAGGCCTTTGGAGCGCGGGCGATATTATAGGGAAATTTCTCTCCAATGCGGAGCCCTATTTAATTGAAGCCGTCAACGATGTCGAGGCGGTGTGCATTTCCTTGTCTGACTGGCAGCCGCCAGTGGATGTGATCACCAGCTACCTCAAGCACGCCGAAGCGCTGATGGTGGTGCGCACCCATCGCCGAGCCGAGGCTGCTTTGCTGGGGCTGTTGCAGTGGTTGGCCAACCGCTTTGGGCTACAGCTTGAGCGCGGCTGCCTGATTGATCTCAAAATTACCCACCAAGACCTAGCCGACTTTAGTGGTCTTAGCCGGGTGACGGTAACTCGCCTGCTGCGCCAGTTTGAAGAGCAGGGGCTGATCTACCGGCGATCGCGCCAGCTGATTTTGGCTGAATCCAGCGACCACTGGCATTACGAAATTTAG
- a CDS encoding YidH family protein — protein MTQSSQAIDTPPTGDRPQGTTAPAPSPKPASRTRDHLANERTYLAWMRTAIALIGFGVLIARLRYLVSPDVPGTGQGWLVGLGLSSIGLITVLLSTWHYFAVLDAIESSTYEPSRRWVILFSLVVTLLGAGVLYVLFSAPASVKGFSMM, from the coding sequence ATGACCCAGTCTTCTCAAGCAATTGACACCCCGCCCACAGGCGATCGCCCCCAGGGCACAACCGCCCCTGCCCCGTCCCCAAAACCCGCCTCTCGCACCCGCGATCACCTGGCCAATGAGCGCACCTACCTAGCCTGGATGCGTACCGCGATCGCCCTGATTGGCTTCGGCGTTTTAATTGCTCGCCTGCGCTACCTGGTTTCGCCCGATGTGCCCGGCACCGGCCAAGGCTGGCTGGTGGGGCTAGGTCTATCCTCCATTGGCCTGATTACCGTGCTGTTGTCGACCTGGCACTACTTTGCGGTCCTTGACGCCATTGAAAGCAGCACCTATGAACCCAGCCGCCGCTGGGTGATTCTCTTTAGTCTGGTGGTCACGCTGCTGGGGGCAGGGGTACTGTACGTGCTGTTTTCAGCCCCAGCGTCGGTGAAAGGGTTTTCGATGATGTAA
- a CDS encoding prohibitin family protein, which yields MVDLSSNRDRAARPATASPWGSGATLAAWILLGLLALGLAASFWVVIPAGERGVWMRFGQVQEEILAEGLHFLIPLVDSVETLSTRVQKQEIATEAASKDLQDVFSDVALNWHILPDQANLVYRQIGDEPAVVRSIINPAIEEVIKAVIAHYTAEEVITQRDQVKAEVDAGLRSRLSPYNLAIDDVSLTTIHFSQQFRDAVEAKQIAVQEAKQAEFVAKKALRQAEIEINLARGTAEAHQILLETLTPSVLKYEALQKWDGRLPMISGEGTSTVIELDDLLPSDEK from the coding sequence TTGGTTGATCTCAGTAGCAACCGCGATCGCGCCGCCAGGCCAGCCACCGCTTCCCCCTGGGGGAGTGGGGCCACCCTAGCGGCCTGGATTTTGCTGGGGCTGCTGGCGCTGGGGCTGGCCGCCAGCTTTTGGGTGGTTATTCCCGCTGGGGAGCGCGGCGTGTGGATGCGCTTTGGCCAAGTGCAGGAGGAAATTCTCGCCGAGGGGCTGCACTTTTTGATTCCCCTAGTGGATTCGGTGGAGACCCTGAGCACTCGGGTGCAAAAGCAGGAAATCGCTACCGAAGCAGCGTCTAAAGATTTGCAGGATGTGTTTAGCGATGTCGCCCTCAACTGGCACATTCTGCCCGACCAAGCCAACCTGGTATATCGACAAATCGGCGATGAGCCTGCGGTGGTGCGCTCCATCATCAACCCCGCCATAGAAGAGGTGATCAAGGCCGTGATCGCCCACTACACCGCCGAAGAAGTGATCACTCAGCGCGACCAGGTAAAGGCTGAGGTAGATGCAGGGCTGCGATCGCGCCTGTCTCCCTACAATCTGGCCATCGACGATGTCTCGCTGACTACCATTCACTTTTCGCAGCAGTTTCGCGATGCAGTAGAGGCTAAGCAAATCGCCGTACAAGAGGCTAAACAGGCAGAATTTGTTGCCAAAAAAGCCCTGCGTCAGGCCGAAATCGAGATTAATTTGGCTAGAGGAACCGCTGAAGCTCACCAAATTTTGCTAGAAACCTTAACCCCTAGTGTGCTCAAGTATGAAGCGCTACAAAAGTGGGATGGACGACTGCCTATGATTAGTGGAGAAGGAACCAGTACGGTGATTGAATTGGACGATTTGTTGCCAAGTGATGAGAAATAA
- a CDS encoding LysR family transcriptional regulator, translated as MKLEQLRVFLAVAEHLHFTRAADSLYITQPAVSASIQTLEEEYGVKLFHRIGRHIELTDAGEMLQIEAQKILDQVELTAQGLRELNDLQRGGLKVGSSLTVGNYWLPHKISHFKQHYPGISINCTIANAEEIVSGTVSGMFDLGLVTGEVKPSLSQNLSVSVIGQDVVAIVVGQSHPWFGRDRISLAEITDTGWIMREPGSGSRYMFERSLQGWGVDPSTLEIALILTTSEMIKAVVEGGIGAAALPRSIVRSELKLGTLKAIEIVDDINAPQHTYEMTQPVILLRHQKRFRTRISKTFEEILVEPEKVAV; from the coding sequence ATGAAGCTTGAGCAACTCCGAGTTTTTTTGGCGGTGGCCGAACATTTACACTTTACCCGCGCGGCAGATTCGCTCTACATTACTCAGCCAGCGGTCAGCGCATCTATTCAAACCCTAGAAGAAGAGTATGGTGTAAAGCTATTTCATCGCATTGGCAGGCATATTGAGCTGACCGACGCTGGTGAAATGCTCCAGATTGAAGCCCAAAAAATTCTTGATCAGGTGGAGCTAACTGCCCAGGGTTTGCGTGAGCTAAACGACCTCCAGCGGGGTGGCTTAAAAGTTGGCAGCAGCCTCACCGTAGGCAACTACTGGCTGCCCCATAAAATCAGTCACTTCAAGCAGCATTACCCTGGAATTTCGATCAATTGTACCATTGCCAACGCGGAGGAAATTGTCAGCGGCACCGTGAGCGGTATGTTTGACCTAGGGCTAGTCACCGGAGAGGTAAAACCTTCCCTCAGCCAAAACCTATCGGTGTCGGTGATCGGTCAAGATGTGGTGGCGATCGTAGTTGGCCAAAGTCATCCCTGGTTTGGCCGCGATCGCATTTCTCTCGCTGAGATCACTGACACCGGCTGGATCATGCGCGAACCTGGATCGGGCTCTCGCTACATGTTTGAGCGATCGCTTCAGGGCTGGGGCGTTGACCCCAGCACGTTAGAAATAGCCCTCATTCTAACCACCAGCGAAATGATCAAAGCCGTGGTCGAAGGGGGCATTGGAGCTGCGGCTTTGCCCCGATCAATCGTGCGATCGGAGCTAAAGCTCGGCACCCTAAAAGCGATCGAAATTGTGGATGATATCAACGCGCCTCAGCATACCTATGAGATGACTCAGCCGGTGATCTTGCTGCGCCATCAAAAGCGATTTCGCACCCGCATTTCTAAAACTTTTGAAGAAATTTTAGTGGAGCCGGAGAAAGTGGCGGTTTAA
- a CDS encoding cadmium resistance transporter: MTDLLTTLGRSSMAFAATNLDDIVILMLFFSQVGAALGKRHIVAGQYVGFAGLVALSLPGFFGSLLFPRPWIGLLGVVPIVIGLSQLLSVVADETNGEDTGEVLLAPTSGGSGWLSPQTTSVAAITMANGGDNVGIYMPMFASSDGLGLGVTLAVFFGLVGVWCFVAYQLTQVGAIAALLTRYGSQVVPFVLMALGGLILVDSHTLEYRGLTALTLTILGICVIHLLRETMRLSAAVAVGKPMPAAQRMDG; encoded by the coding sequence GTGACTGACTTACTGACCACTCTGGGGCGTAGCTCCATGGCGTTTGCCGCCACCAATCTCGACGACATCGTCATTTTGATGCTGTTTTTTTCCCAGGTAGGAGCAGCTCTGGGCAAGCGCCACATTGTGGCAGGTCAGTATGTGGGGTTTGCGGGTCTGGTGGCTCTGAGCTTGCCCGGATTCTTTGGCAGTTTACTCTTCCCCCGTCCCTGGATTGGGCTGCTGGGGGTGGTGCCCATCGTCATTGGTTTGAGCCAGCTGCTGTCGGTGGTCGCCGATGAGACAAATGGTGAAGATACCGGCGAGGTGCTACTAGCGCCCACCAGCGGCGGGTCGGGTTGGCTGTCGCCCCAGACCACCAGCGTGGCCGCTATTACCATGGCCAACGGCGGCGACAATGTGGGCATCTACATGCCTATGTTTGCTAGCAGCGACGGGCTGGGGCTGGGGGTAACACTGGCGGTGTTTTTTGGGCTGGTGGGGGTGTGGTGTTTTGTGGCCTACCAGCTGACCCAGGTGGGGGCGATCGCAGCCCTGCTCACCCGCTATGGGTCTCAGGTGGTGCCCTTTGTGCTGATGGCCTTGGGCGGGCTGATTTTGGTCGACAGCCACACCCTGGAGTACCGAGGGTTGACGGCTCTGACCCTCACCATCCTCGGCATCTGCGTCATTCATCTGCTGCGGGAGACGATGCGGCTCTCGGCGGCGGTTGCCGTTGGTAAACCCATGCCCGCAGCCCAGAGAATGGACGGGTAG
- a CDS encoding cadmium resistance transporter — MPSLSQTLVKAAIAFVATNLDDFVLLMVFFSQVPNRFSHRQIFWGRYLGFAALVVLSLPGFFGGLVLPKAYVGLLGLVPIAIGLRQLFRREDGAEEQVVPPKLPLLNAQMAAIAGITLANGGDNIGIYVSLFVGQTWAELGVTLLVFGVLVALWYWLARGLVGQPGVRDRLTVVGHRLMPLVLIGLGLFILVDSGTYRLIGR; from the coding sequence ATGCCCTCGCTCTCGCAAACCCTGGTCAAAGCCGCGATCGCATTTGTAGCCACCAACCTAGACGACTTTGTTCTACTTATGGTGTTCTTTTCTCAGGTGCCCAACCGCTTCTCCCACCGCCAGATTTTTTGGGGTCGTTACCTCGGCTTTGCCGCCCTGGTTGTCCTTAGCTTGCCTGGTTTCTTTGGCGGTCTGGTGCTGCCCAAAGCCTACGTGGGGCTGCTGGGCCTAGTGCCCATCGCCATTGGTCTCAGGCAGCTATTCAGGCGAGAAGATGGGGCCGAGGAGCAGGTTGTGCCGCCCAAGCTGCCCCTGCTAAATGCCCAAATGGCGGCGATCGCAGGCATTACCCTGGCCAACGGCGGCGACAACATCGGTATCTATGTGTCGCTGTTTGTAGGCCAAACCTGGGCCGAGCTGGGCGTGACCCTGCTGGTGTTTGGGGTGCTGGTCGCCCTCTGGTACTGGCTAGCTCGGGGGTTGGTTGGCCAGCCTGGGGTGCGCGATCGCCTCACCGTCGTCGGTCACCGCTTGATGCCCTTGGTGTTAATTGGTTTGGGCCTGTTCATCTTGGTCGACAGCGGAACTTACCGCCTGATCGGCCGCTAG
- a CDS encoding sulfite exporter TauE/SafE family protein, producing the protein MLDLLLMASLGFLGSFGHCLGMCGPITVAFSLSQPDSDRDRWQQVRFHLLLNLGRLASYALVGLMIGALGSVLVASGQMAGIGSPLRRGVALVTGLLLIWFGLAQISPGQVPHVPLLNPMAQASWHNRLSRAMQALSLNPQRWTPLLLGLAWGLMPCGFLYAAQLKAAETTDLWWGGAIMLAFGLGTLPMMLGVGVSTAWVSGDRRGQLFRLGGWITLLIGLLTLIRGSDMIDFTGHGALVLLLLALIARPLSRLWPALLVYRRTLGVGAFVLSVAHVAHMVTMGWNPAALPFLLPSLQAGGWSGMVAFGLMVPLALTSFNRAQARLGHQWRRLHLLIIPIFGLAVTHTLLLGSSYLGAFERSTRHWLAAAALVVLALLALLLRWRLFWSLLSLEKYYAPAKS; encoded by the coding sequence ATGCTCGACCTGTTGCTCATGGCCAGCTTGGGATTTTTAGGCAGTTTTGGCCACTGCCTGGGCATGTGTGGACCCATTACCGTAGCTTTTTCGCTATCGCAACCCGACAGCGATCGCGATCGTTGGCAGCAGGTTAGGTTTCACCTGCTGCTCAACCTGGGGCGGCTGGCGAGCTATGCCCTGGTGGGCCTGATGATTGGGGCATTGGGATCAGTGCTGGTGGCCAGCGGGCAGATGGCGGGCATCGGCAGCCCCCTACGGCGGGGGGTGGCCCTAGTGACCGGGCTGCTGCTGATCTGGTTTGGCCTAGCCCAAATCAGCCCTGGCCAGGTGCCTCACGTGCCACTGCTCAACCCTATGGCTCAAGCGAGCTGGCACAATCGGCTGAGCCGCGCCATGCAGGCCCTCTCCCTCAACCCTCAGCGGTGGACGCCGTTGCTGCTGGGTTTAGCTTGGGGGCTAATGCCCTGTGGATTTTTGTACGCGGCCCAGCTGAAGGCAGCAGAGACTACTGACCTCTGGTGGGGTGGAGCTATCATGCTGGCCTTTGGGTTGGGCACCCTGCCGATGATGCTTGGGGTCGGGGTATCGACGGCCTGGGTCAGCGGCGATCGCCGGGGGCAGCTGTTTCGCCTAGGTGGCTGGATCACCCTACTGATTGGCCTGCTGACCTTGATTCGGGGCAGCGACATGATCGACTTCACTGGCCATGGGGCGCTGGTGTTATTGCTGCTGGCGCTGATCGCTCGCCCCCTTAGCCGCCTCTGGCCAGCTCTACTTGTCTATCGGCGCACCTTAGGAGTGGGGGCCTTTGTGCTCTCTGTGGCCCACGTTGCCCACATGGTCACCATGGGGTGGAATCCGGCCGCTTTGCCGTTTCTCTTGCCGAGCCTGCAGGCGGGCGGCTGGTCGGGCATGGTCGCCTTTGGGCTGATGGTGCCCCTGGCCCTAACTAGCTTCAATCGAGCGCAGGCTCGCCTGGGCCACCAGTGGCGACGGCTCCATCTGCTCATCATCCCCATTTTTGGATTAGCGGTGACCCACACACTGCTCTTGGGTTCGAGCTATTTGGGTGCGTTTGAGCGCTCTACCCGCCACTGGCTGGCAGCTGCGGCCCTGGTGGTGCTGGCGCTACTGGCACTGCTGTTGCGTTGGCGGCTGTTTTGGTCTCTGCTGTCTCTGGAGAAGTACTATGCGCCCGCCAAGTCTTAG
- the metX gene encoding homoserine O-acetyltransferase, whose product MSYLHLVSSHTRLYHLPDPLELELGGILPQVQVAYRTWGELSDRAHNAVLVCHALTGTADVDDWWQPLLGPGRTLDPTQDFVVCSNILGSCYGTTGPTSPNPATGQRYGANFPAITVRDMVHVQAKLLEGLGVESLRLVIGGSLGGMQALEWGLQYGDRVESLAVIAAPGRHSPWCIGLSEAQRQAIYTDPLWQGGHYSSDRPPAQGLAVARMIAMSTYRSWASFHHRFGRNPPTDSTAHASTPYAVTQYLHHQGDKLVKRFDANTYVTLTHAMDRHDVGAAYTGQDADRRYQAALASIHHPTLVVSIDSDLLYHPAEQQELAELMPQAQLGWLYSPHGHDAFLIDMENLNEQVMAFQQRWALVNR is encoded by the coding sequence ATGTCCTACCTCCACCTTGTCTCGTCGCATACCCGGCTCTACCACCTACCCGATCCCCTAGAGCTAGAACTGGGCGGCATTCTCCCCCAGGTGCAGGTGGCCTATCGCACCTGGGGAGAGCTGAGCGATCGCGCCCACAATGCCGTGCTGGTCTGCCATGCTCTCACTGGCACCGCCGACGTCGATGACTGGTGGCAACCGTTGCTGGGGCCGGGGCGCACCCTCGATCCAACCCAAGACTTTGTCGTTTGCAGCAATATTTTGGGCAGCTGCTACGGCACCACCGGCCCCACGAGCCCTAACCCAGCCACGGGACAGCGCTACGGGGCAAACTTTCCCGCCATCACCGTGCGAGATATGGTGCATGTGCAAGCCAAGCTGCTAGAAGGGTTGGGCGTAGAATCTTTGCGCTTAGTCATAGGAGGCTCCCTCGGCGGCATGCAGGCGCTGGAGTGGGGCTTGCAGTATGGCGATCGCGTAGAAAGCTTAGCCGTCATTGCCGCCCCTGGCCGTCATTCCCCCTGGTGCATTGGTCTGAGTGAAGCCCAACGTCAGGCCATCTACACCGACCCCCTCTGGCAGGGCGGCCACTATTCTTCCGATCGCCCACCCGCCCAGGGGCTAGCGGTGGCGCGGATGATCGCCATGAGCACCTATCGTTCCTGGGCCAGCTTCCACCACCGCTTTGGCCGCAACCCACCAACCGACTCTACCGCTCACGCCTCCACTCCCTACGCCGTCACCCAATATCTCCACCACCAGGGCGACAAGCTAGTGAAGCGCTTCGACGCTAACACCTACGTCACCCTGACCCACGCCATGGATCGCCACGATGTTGGGGCCGCCTATACAGGACAAGATGCCGATCGTCGCTACCAGGCAGCCCTGGCCAGCATTCACCACCCCACCCTAGTGGTGTCGATCGACTCTGACCTCCTCTACCATCCCGCCGAGCAGCAAGAATTAGCCGAACTGATGCCCCAGGCCCAGCTCGGCTGGCTCTATTCTCCCCACGGTCATGACGCTTTTTTGATTGATATGGAGAATCTAAATGAGCAAGTCATGGCCTTTCAGCAGCGCTGGGCGTTGGTCAATCGCTAG
- a CDS encoding O-acetylhomoserine aminocarboxypropyltransferase/cysteine synthase family protein, which yields MPHRYETLQVHAGQEPAPGTNARAVPIYQTTSYTFDDADHGARLFALQEFGNIYTRIMNPTTDVFEKRIAALEGGAAALATASGQAAQFLALSTLAQAGDNIVATSYLYGGTYNQFKVILPRLGIGVKLVEGDDAETFRQAIDENTKALYVESIGNPQFNVPDFAALAHVAHENGIPLIVDNTFGAAGYLVRPIDHGADIVVQSATKWIGGHGTSIGGVIVDSGKFDWRNGKFPLFTEPSPGYHGLNFSDTFGPDGPFGNIAFIIRARVEGLRDLGPALSPFNAFLLLQGLETLSLRVDRHASNALALAHWLKDQPQVEWVNYLGLPEHPYHDRATKYLHNGFGGVLNFGIKGGLEAGRKFINQVKLASHLANVGDAKTLVIHPASTTHQQLGEHEQRSAGVSPDLVRVSVGIEHIEDIKADFEQAFEAL from the coding sequence ATGCCCCACCGCTACGAAACCCTACAGGTGCACGCCGGCCAGGAACCCGCTCCCGGCACCAACGCTCGCGCAGTGCCCATTTACCAAACAACCTCCTACACCTTCGACGATGCCGACCATGGGGCTCGCCTGTTTGCCCTGCAAGAGTTTGGCAACATCTACACCCGCATCATGAACCCCACCACCGATGTGTTTGAAAAGCGCATCGCGGCGTTGGAGGGGGGCGCGGCCGCCCTGGCTACAGCCAGCGGCCAGGCAGCGCAGTTTCTCGCCCTTAGCACTCTGGCCCAGGCGGGGGATAACATTGTCGCCACCAGCTATCTCTACGGCGGCACCTACAACCAGTTCAAGGTAATCCTACCTCGTCTGGGCATTGGGGTGAAACTGGTAGAAGGTGACGATGCCGAAACCTTTCGCCAGGCGATCGATGAGAATACCAAGGCGCTCTACGTGGAGAGCATCGGCAATCCGCAGTTCAATGTGCCGGACTTTGCTGCCCTAGCCCATGTGGCTCACGAAAACGGTATTCCTTTAATTGTCGATAACACCTTTGGGGCAGCAGGCTACCTAGTGCGGCCCATCGATCACGGCGCCGACATTGTGGTGCAAAGTGCCACCAAGTGGATTGGGGGCCACGGCACCTCCATCGGCGGCGTGATTGTTGACTCGGGCAAATTTGACTGGCGCAACGGCAAGTTTCCGCTGTTTACCGAGCCGTCACCGGGCTACCACGGGCTAAATTTCTCCGATACCTTTGGCCCCGATGGCCCCTTTGGCAATATTGCCTTCATCATTCGGGCGCGGGTCGAAGGGCTGCGCGACCTAGGCCCCGCCCTCAGCCCCTTTAACGCTTTTTTGCTGCTGCAAGGGCTAGAAACGCTGTCTTTGCGAGTCGATCGCCACGCCAGCAACGCCCTGGCCCTGGCCCACTGGCTAAAAGACCAGCCCCAGGTAGAGTGGGTCAACTACCTAGGGTTGCCCGAGCACCCCTACCACGATCGCGCCACCAAGTACCTGCACAACGGCTTTGGCGGCGTGCTCAACTTTGGTATTAAAGGCGGTTTGGAGGCGGGTCGCAAATTCATCAACCAGGTCAAACTCGCCAGCCACCTCGCCAACGTCGGCGACGCCAAAACCCTGGTGATTCACCCCGCCAGCACCACCCACCAGCAGCTCGGCGAGCATGAACAACGCTCCGCCGGGGTGTCTCCTGATCTGGTGCGCGTTTCAGTCGGCATTGAGCATATCGAAGATATCAAGGCGGACTTCGAGCAAGCGTTTGAGGCGCTGTAA
- the cysK gene encoding cysteine synthase A yields MPIANNITDLIGHTPMVRLNRIPQSEGAVAHIVFKLESFNPAASVKDRIGASMIQAAEDAGLINPESTILVEPTSGNTGIALALVAAAKGYRLILTMPDTMSLERRAMLQAYGAQLELTPGSQGMVGAIRRAVEIVDFLPDAHMLQQFRNPANPKIHRETTAEELWADTEGAIDILIAGVGTGGTITGVAEVLKQRKPGFQAIAVEPVESHVLSGGTPGPHKIQGIGAGFVPEVLNIDLIDEVIQIDSETAVNYSRRLAREEGILSGISAGAALAAAIQVGQRPENAGKLIVAVQPSNGERYLSTVLFNNLPPNQVADLSALRGDLISV; encoded by the coding sequence ATGCCCATCGCTAACAACATCACCGACCTCATCGGCCACACCCCCATGGTGCGCCTCAATCGCATTCCTCAGTCTGAGGGAGCCGTGGCCCACATTGTCTTCAAACTAGAGAGCTTCAACCCCGCCGCCTCGGTCAAAGACCGCATCGGGGCCAGCATGATTCAGGCAGCCGAAGATGCGGGTCTCATCAACCCAGAATCCACGATTCTGGTAGAACCTACCTCCGGTAACACCGGCATTGCCCTAGCCCTAGTCGCCGCCGCCAAGGGCTACCGACTAATTTTGACCATGCCCGACACCATGAGTCTAGAGCGGCGGGCGATGCTGCAAGCTTACGGTGCGCAGCTGGAGTTAACCCCTGGCAGCCAGGGCATGGTCGGAGCCATTCGACGGGCCGTAGAAATTGTCGATTTCTTGCCCGATGCCCACATGCTTCAGCAGTTTCGCAACCCGGCCAATCCCAAAATCCACCGCGAAACTACCGCTGAGGAACTGTGGGCCGACACCGAGGGGGCGATCGATATTTTGATTGCCGGAGTCGGCACCGGCGGTACCATCACCGGCGTAGCCGAGGTGCTGAAGCAGCGCAAACCAGGGTTTCAAGCCATTGCTGTGGAACCCGTCGAAAGCCACGTCCTCTCTGGCGGTACCCCCGGCCCCCACAAAATTCAGGGCATTGGCGCAGGCTTTGTGCCCGAAGTGCTGAACATTGATCTAATTGACGAAGTAATTCAGATCGACAGCGAAACCGCCGTCAACTACAGTCGCCGCCTGGCCCGAGAAGAAGGCATTCTCTCCGGCATTTCTGCCGGTGCTGCCCTAGCCGCCGCCATTCAGGTTGGGCAGCGCCCCGAAAACGCTGGCAAACTCATCGTCGCCGTCCAACCCAGTAACGGCGAACGCTATCTCAGCACCGTCCTATTTAACAACCTGCCGCCCAATCAAGTCGCCGATCTGTCAGCCCTGCGAGGTGATTTGATCAGCGTCTAA
- a CDS encoding MgtC/SapB family protein translates to MAIQAGYIEANDWLNLIFRVGLSVIIGGLIGFERQWTGTNRSAGVRTHMVISLGATLFILLPLQIPQDYSSVNALSRTIQGIATGVGFIGAGLILQQSHRGKVKGLTSAAAIWATAALDTAIGLGYWQLAVVGTVAMLLVLSGVKQAKRPIAVRLGRASSSSKKRPADTPSPTPTDRRAHPLFFAQDD, encoded by the coding sequence TTGGCGATTCAGGCTGGCTATATCGAAGCCAACGACTGGCTCAACCTGATCTTTCGAGTCGGGCTTTCCGTCATCATCGGCGGGCTGATTGGCTTCGAGCGCCAGTGGACTGGCACCAACCGCTCTGCCGGGGTCCGCACCCACATGGTGATTAGTCTGGGGGCAACGCTGTTTATTCTGCTGCCCCTTCAGATCCCCCAAGACTATTCCTCCGTAAACGCCCTCAGCCGCACCATCCAGGGCATTGCCACCGGGGTGGGCTTTATTGGAGCGGGGCTAATCTTGCAGCAATCCCACCGGGGCAAGGTTAAGGGGCTAACCTCGGCAGCGGCGATTTGGGCTACGGCCGCCCTCGACACCGCCATTGGCCTAGGCTACTGGCAACTCGCCGTAGTGGGCACCGTGGCCATGCTGCTGGTGCTCAGCGGTGTCAAGCAGGCCAAACGGCCGATCGCCGTGCGTTTGGGGCGAGCGTCGTCCTCATCAAAAAAGCGTCCTGCCGACACACCGTCACCGACTCCGACTGATCGGCGTGCTCACCCACTGTTTTTCGCCCAAGATGACTAG
- a CDS encoding beta-lactamase hydrolase domain-containing protein, whose protein sequence is MTDPIRPVNDDYSSAGQLTPEQIRQAAQQGFQAVLNLRSPHEPGTLPDEAEQAAAAGLGYAQAPVSPTSPEGDPLNAALAALDGLPKPVLIHCRGGGRATAVALIAIANQEKLSRDAFLEQATTHGLGPEQPQIQQFLRDYYGDPVPDQQEVG, encoded by the coding sequence ATGACAGACCCTATTCGCCCCGTAAATGACGACTACAGCAGCGCCGGTCAGCTTACCCCAGAGCAGATTCGGCAAGCGGCCCAGCAAGGGTTTCAGGCGGTGCTAAATCTCAGGTCGCCCCACGAACCCGGTACGCTGCCCGACGAAGCTGAGCAGGCCGCCGCCGCTGGTTTGGGCTATGCTCAGGCCCCGGTAAGCCCAACCTCGCCGGAGGGCGACCCCCTCAACGCTGCCCTGGCTGCGCTGGATGGTCTGCCTAAGCCAGTGCTGATTCATTGTCGGGGGGGCGGACGGGCGACGGCGGTGGCGTTAATTGCGATCGCCAACCAAGAAAAGCTTTCCCGTGACGCCTTTCTAGAGCAGGCCACTACCCACGGGCTGGGGCCAGAGCAGCCGCAGATTCAGCAATTTTTGCGCGACTATTACGGCGACCCTGTACCTGACCAGCAGGAGGTTGGGTAG